A stretch of DNA from Anaerobacillus sp. CMMVII:
ATATTTTGAAAATTCACGGGTACCACCGGCTTCTAGATAATTCCTAGTATAATGCTTCATATGATGTAAAGAAATGATTCCATCTTTTGCTTTTTCGAGAATATCTTCATTAATATCTGTTGCGTATATTCTTGTTTTTTCGTAAAGACCTTCTTCTAGCAATAGAATTGCTAATGAGTAAACTTCCTCTCCCGATGAACAACCAGCAATCCATATCCTAAGGACAGGTTGATTTTGCAGAGATGGTATGATATTCAAACGAAAAGACTGAAAAAAACTAGGGTCACGAAACATTTCCGTAACAGTTATTGAAAAATTATCTGTAAGTCTTTTCATTAAGTTCGGTTCATAAAGTACTCTTCCCTGATATTCAGAAATAGATGATACTTTAACCTCTCTAGCACTATACAAAATACGCCTTTTTATCGATTCGTAAGCATAGTTTCGAAAATCATAACCATACTGTCGATAAATTGCTTCTAGAAATAAAGAAACTTCTATTTTTTCAATTCGATCTTTTGCTGAAGTGTCTTCCATAGGACTTCTCCTCCTGTTACTTATAAAGCCACACTTTCATTAGTGACAATAGTTGTTCCATTTTTACAGGTTTACTAATATAATCAGAAGCTCCAGCACTAATACATTTTTGTCGATCCGCTTTCATTGCTTTTGCTGTTAGGGCAATGATCGGTATATCCTTCAAATTTTCATTATTTCGAATTTCTACCATTGCCTCATACCCATTCATTTTTGGCATCATGATATCCATAAGAATAATATCCACCTTAGAAGCAGCTAAAATGTCCATTGCTTCAAAACCATTCTCAGCGTATAATACATTCATTTTCTCCATTTCTAGTGCACTAGTTAAGGCAAATACATTGCGCATGTCATCATCTACAATTAACACTTTGATATTTTCGAATTCTTCAGCTTCACTAGTATCAAAATCAATGTTGTCCTCTGGCAAGACTTCCTCTTCTAGAGTTGCAGCAACCAATAGATTTTCAAGAGTTGGCTTTTCTTCAATAAGATCAGGTAAGTGTAATGAAAAACTGCTACCTACCCCTTCTTCACTACTTACTTCAATATAACCACCAAGTAATTGAGATAACTCCCTACTTATCGATAGCCCTAAACCCGTCCCTCCATAATTTCGTGAAGTGGTTCCGTCTACTTGGCTGAAAGCTTCAAAAATACTTTGGTGTTTATCCTTTGGAATTCCAATTCCAGTATCGGTAACTATGAAACTAATCTTTGAATTCGAATTTCCTGGTTCTATTTTTAAGAGAACTTTTCCGGTGTTTGTAAATTTAATGGCGTTTGACAGTAAATTTTTTAATATCTGTTTTATTCTTTGATCATCAGTAAAAAGAATTTCTGGTGTTTGATGATCAATGACGATTTCGAAATCTAAACCTTTTTTTCTAGCAAGTGGCTCAAATTGTCTATGGACAAAAGCCTTTATTTCACTAATTTCTACCTCTTCAGGAAAGATATCTAATTTTCCTGATTCAACCTTCGATAAATCTAAGATATCATTAATTAAATTTAGCAGATCCTTCCCAGAAGTGTGAATCGTTTTCGCATACTCAATTTGTTTTTCGGATAGATTACACTCATTGTTCTCTGAGAGAATTTCCGATAAAATCAACATGCTGTTAAGTGGCGTTCTTAGTTCATGTGACATATTTGCTAAAAATTCTGTTTTATATTTTGAACTAAGCAATACCTCTCTGTTTTTCTGTTCAAGATTACTTTTAATTATTTCAAGCTCTTTCGTTTTTTCTTCTGATCGAATATTTTCTTTGTATAAGTCTTCATTAATCGTTTTTAGTTCCTCTTGCTGCTGTTGTAATTCTTCTGATTGTGCTTGCAGCTCTTCCGTTAAGGACTGTGATTCTGTCAATAGTCTTTCAATCTCCATATGATATTGAATGCGATCTAGGTTAGGACCAATAGAATTACAAACTTGTTCGAGCAGTCTTCTCTCTAACGAAGTAAATTGATCAAATTTAGCTAATTCGAGAATCCCTAGAACTTCACCCTCGAATTGAATCGGAAGAATGATGATAGATGTTGGCGTAGCTCCACCCAGGCCGGATTTTGTTTCAATATAACCTGCCGGAAGGTTATCTAAAAGAATTACCTTATTATTCACTGCACACTGTCCAACTAAGCCTTCACCTTTATGTATAATTAATTCCCCTAAATTCTCTTTACTAACAGCATAAGAAGCTGCCCTCTTAAACCGATTATCGTGCTTAAAGTAGAATACACCGTAAGTTGCCTCAACAGTAAGAGCAACTTTAGAAATAAATATATTACTAAACGTATTTAACTTTTGCGCACCTTGGAAACTATTTGTTAACTCTGCATATTTAGTTTTCACCCAATTTTCTTCTTGGAGGGAGTTTTTTAATTCTTTTTCACTGATTGCAAAATGTTCTAGGGCATCCGCCATTTCATTATAAGCTTCTGCGACTTCGTCAAATTCATTATTCACTTTTTTGGCTATTCTAGGAATACTCTCAAATGAGTGTTTAGGAATTTTAACCATAATGTCCCGTACAGTATTTAAGCTAATCGAAAAGCTACGTATTACTGAAGCTGTGATCATAATAACTAGCAAAAAACTAGAAGAAATTAATATCAGAAATAGTATTATGGTACCCTGGTAGGTTTGAAGCGATTCAGCCAATAACATGTCCATTAAATTTTCTTCAGCTACTGTTAGCTGATTAATTCCAGCAATTAAATTCGTTCTCACTTCTGCGTTTTCTACTAATATTAAATGCTTTGCTTTTTCGTAACTACCTGTCTTAACATATTCTAAGGCCATTTGGATATTTGCGTTAAGCTCATTATTTAGATTTTCTAATTCAAGTAGGAATTTTTTTTGCTCTTCTTCATCAGACACAAGCATTTTTTTCTGCTCAAATAACATGATCGATTCATAGGTTAATTGACGAATTTCCTCTTCTCCAAGAAGCGGCACTTCACCTTTTTCGTGAATAAAATATTCCCTAATAACTCGCGCTTTGGTTTCCGCATTATACTTTAATTCATTGGCTAAATTTACGCGTTCAAAATTATTATAAACAATAAATTCCATGTTCACTTTTTGAAGGTTTAGAGTATAGAGAACAATTGAGCAAATCAATACTAAGATTACAAGAATGGTACCAAATCCAACATATAATTTCGTTTTTAATTTCATAGTATTACCTTTCATATGTGCGATTATTTTTACAAAAAATGTATCAGACGCTAAAATTTTACAAGAACTCCTTTGATTCTACTATAATTTTACTACAGTTACTAGCAATTATTACTAAATTTTACTACTCTAGTGAGAATTCATAATTACCTTAATCACGCTATCTCAAACTAAATGAAGTTGCGAATCGCTTTTGGCAACTTCATTTAAAATAGTTAACACTACTAATTTTTAAAACGGTCTTTTCTAAAGGCTCTTTTCTATAACATTGCTCCTGCGGTTACTCGTCGCACAAAAAACTTGTTGCTTTTTAACCTAAAATAATTGGAAAACTTCCTTAGATGAAGATATCACCGAATACAATAGGTAAGAAAAGAGCAGTGCTTACTAATAAGTAGTGATATCTTTCGATTTTTACAAAAGCAACAAACTTTACGAAAACAGCCTTTTAAAAATAAAAAAGAGACTAACCTTTGGATAAAGGAAGTCTCTTTAATAGTACTATAAGGATGTTGTATTTTCTTTCGTGCGCATCGCTTCTGGAATATATACACAGAACGGTTCACTTTCTAAATAGTCACCAGTTACTGCATATGTCCTAGATCTAGAACCACCGCATACAAATTTAAATTCACAAACACCGCATTTACCTTTATAGAGGTCTGGATTACGGAGCTCTTTCAATACTGGAGACTCTCGATAAATTTCTTTCAAAGGCTTCTCTCTGACATTTCCTACTACAATTGGTAGTAAACCACTTGGCATAACATCGCCAGTATGTGAAACGAAAATAAAGCCATTTCCATCGTTTACTCCTTTTGGTGCCCGTTTTAAGCCGTCAATAAGATAAGCTGTATCAGTTATTGAATCTTCATAACGAATATCACCTTTATCTACAAGCTTTTCTCTTGTCTTTTGTTGAATAACGACCCGCCGATAGTGTTGTGCTGCTGTCGTTTTAATATCGTAAGGAGCTGTTTTCCCTAGTTCATAAAGCCAACGAAATACCTTTTCGTGTTCAGCAGGGGTTAAGCAAGCATCCATTTGCCCTCTTCCTGTAGGAACAAGGAGGAAGATATACCACATAACTGCTTTTAACTCCCCAACTAACTCGGCCATTTTCTCAAGTGAATCATAATTATAACGAGAGATAACTGTATTGATTTGCAATGGCATATTTAATTCATTTAAATACTTAATCTTTTCAACTGTTAAATCAAATGATCCTGGAGTTCCTCGAAAATGATCGTGAATTTCTGGTGTTGGACCATCAAGGCTAATCCCCCAGCGGGAAAGACCAACATTTTTTGCTTTTTCCATTGCTTCTTTCGTTACATTGTCAGTAGCACTCGGAGTCATTGATACACGCATACCTTTTTTCACTGCATATTCCGAAAGTTCAAAGAGGTCTTTTCGCATCATACAGTCTCCACCTGTAAATACGAGCATTGGATTATTCATTTCATATATTTCATCAATAAGTTTAATTCCTTCTTCATGGCTCAATTCATTTGGATCTGGTTTCGTTTGTGCGTCAGCTCGACAGTGAACGCATTTTAATTCACAAGCACGTGTAACCTCCCAAATAACAATAAAAGGATCTTGATCGTAATCAATTTGTGCGCCCATTCCCCCTGGATGCCCCATCCCCATTCCTTTTGGATGTCCCCCTGGATGTCCCATTCCTTTTGGATGTTCCATTTTATGCATCTTCATCACCAAACTTTTTTTGTATTTTTTACTACTTGTAAGTATAGCTTTATTTTAAAACGATTAGATGAGAGAAATTTGTAGATTTGTTACAAACTAAGAACAATTAGGTAATCTTTACTGAGTACAACTTCGATTAATACCAAAAATAACTTTGTAAAGTTGTTTTCAAAAGGCCTCTTTATGTTTTTAGATTATTACTATTTGAAATGATTAACTGTGAAAAAAATCACATTTATACGTAGCTAAACCCATTTCTCATCATAAACCCATATGTTATCAAGCTTTTAAGGTTTCGAACATTTTATGAACATTATTTATTACCTCTTTCTGAAAGAACATTGTTTCTCTTGCTACGATTCCTAAATTTCAATCAAGATTTAAATCTATTTACAAATCCTAAAAGTTTTTGGAAATATGAAAAAGGAAATAAAAGCTCCTTAAAGCTCTTATCTCCTCTTTTAGTTACTATATTTTTTTTTCACTCTGTTCATCAGTTTTAAGTAGTCTGTGTCCGATCCAATGTCATAACGGTCGCCTGCAATACACATTCCAATGCAGTTTTCCTCCGCTAGCAAATCCTTAATTGCATCCGTTAATTGTATTTCTCCTCCGACCCCTTGTTCTAATTTTTCTAAGTAAGTAAAAATTGTCGGGTTAAATATATAACGCCCTGTAACAGCCAAGTCAGACGGTGGGGAATTTTCAGGCTTTTCGACGATATCAGTGATTTGATATTGACGTCCTTTCAGTTTTTCCCCTTTGATCACACCATAATTTTTTAACAATTCAGGTTTTACTTTTTGTAGTCCAATGACCGAGGAGTGATGTTCATTGTAGGTCTCGATAAGTTGGGCTAATGCTACCTTTCTTCTACAAAGAAAAATATCATCTGGTAGGATAACGGCAAACGGCTCATTTTTCACAAACAACTTTCCTAATGCAACTGCATCGCCTAGACCCTCAGCATAAGGTTGACGGATATATTGAATGTGGATATTCGGGATTGATGCTTTTTCTAATAGATGGAGCTTATTCGTTTTCTCTAGAAATGTCTCTAGTTCTAATGAGCGATCAAAGTAATCCAATATCATATTTTTGTTTCTGGATACAACAATTAGTATTTCTTCAATTCCTGCATCAACAGCTTCCTCAACAATGTATTGAATTGCAGGTTTCCCTCCTATCGGAAACATTTCTTTAGGAAGAACTTTCGTAATAGGTAAATTTCTCGTACCATAACCCGCTGCTGGAATAATTGCTTTTTTCACCTTCTTCATTTAATTCAATCCCTTCTGTTAATGCACTCAATATATAAATTATTCACAGCTTGGTTTGGACGTAAGTTGTCCCTCTGAAACTCCGCTACTTTCTTATATACAGTCTGCCTTCTAGCATAATCAGTACCATCAAGTAACTAGTTTTTTTCACTCAAGGTACCTCTTACTCTTGTTGGAAAGCAGTGCAAACATTACTTAATAAATATTCATGAAATCAGGGAGTGTAAATTTCCTTATAAATTGGACTTTCTCCCTCCATATTAAAGTTTAGAATTAAACGCCGTTACGGTTTTACAAATAAGAACATCTATTATTATTAAGTAAAAGTATAGATACAATTTCTGATCGAAGATACCTTTTGAAAATAAAAAACATCCTGACACTTAATGTTTCAGGACAATGTTTGGACAGGTAACTTATGAGATTATTAGCAAAGGAGGTAAATTTTATGAAAGATGATTTCAAAAAAATAAAAGTATATAAGGGAAATGGCAAAGTGAAATATGATAACCCAACGTCGTACACATTTATAGGAAGGGGGTACACTGGAGCTGTTTTTAAGTTGTCATCAAAAAAATGTGTGAAAATATTTGCTAATGAAAAAGATGTCAAGTATGAATTAGAAGCGTTGGAACTTGGACAACATACATCAGTAATTCCTAAGCTTTATGAAGTTGGTCAAAATTACATTGTCATGGAATATATTAGTGGCGTAGATTTACACACGTATCTCTTAGAACAACAATTCTTATCTGATCAGATTGCTGAACATATCCTTTTTTGTTTAATGGAGCTAAAACGTTTGGGCTTCCCTAGATTAGATGTTAGACTTCGCCATTTTCTATTTACAAAAAGTAATACACTTAAAGTTATTGACCACGCTTACGCTCTTAGAAAACAAGTAAAAAAACCAGAAAAATTATTTAAAAATTTAAAACAATTAGGACTATTAG
This window harbors:
- a CDS encoding TIGR04053 family radical SAM/SPASM domain-containing protein, translated to MGMGHPGGMGAQIDYDQDPFIVIWEVTRACELKCVHCRADAQTKPDPNELSHEEGIKLIDEIYEMNNPMLVFTGGDCMMRKDLFELSEYAVKKGMRVSMTPSATDNVTKEAMEKAKNVGLSRWGISLDGPTPEIHDHFRGTPGSFDLTVEKIKYLNELNMPLQINTVISRYNYDSLEKMAELVGELKAVMWYIFLLVPTGRGQMDACLTPAEHEKVFRWLYELGKTAPYDIKTTAAQHYRRVVIQQKTREKLVDKGDIRYEDSITDTAYLIDGLKRAPKGVNDGNGFIFVSHTGDVMPSGLLPIVVGNVREKPLKEIYRESPVLKELRNPDLYKGKCGVCEFKFVCGGSRSRTYAVTGDYLESEPFCVYIPEAMRTKENTTSL
- a CDS encoding UTP--glucose-1-phosphate uridylyltransferase, with translation MKKVKKAIIPAAGYGTRNLPITKVLPKEMFPIGGKPAIQYIVEEAVDAGIEEILIVVSRNKNMILDYFDRSLELETFLEKTNKLHLLEKASIPNIHIQYIRQPYAEGLGDAVALGKLFVKNEPFAVILPDDIFLCRRKVALAQLIETYNEHHSSVIGLQKVKPELLKNYGVIKGEKLKGRQYQITDIVEKPENSPPSDLAVTGRYIFNPTIFTYLEKLEQGVGGEIQLTDAIKDLLAEENCIGMCIAGDRYDIGSDTDYLKLMNRVKKKYSN
- a CDS encoding protein-glutamate O-methyltransferase CheR; its protein translation is MEDTSAKDRIEKIEVSLFLEAIYRQYGYDFRNYAYESIKRRILYSAREVKVSSISEYQGRVLYEPNLMKRLTDNFSITVTEMFRDPSFFQSFRLNIIPSLQNQPVLRIWIAGCSSGEEVYSLAILLLEEGLYEKTRIYATDINEDILEKAKDGIISLHHMKHYTRNYLEAGGTREFSKYYKVDGDHVIIEPALKKNIIFAQHNLATDHSFNEFHVILCRNVLIYFNNELKERVFQLFYDSLSEGGFLGLGSQESIMSFNAFSDVDYANKLYVKEIT
- a CDS encoding AarF/UbiB family protein; this encodes MKDDFKKIKVYKGNGKVKYDNPTSYTFIGRGYTGAVFKLSSKKCVKIFANEKDVKYELEALELGQHTSVIPKLYEVGQNYIVMEYISGVDLHTYLLEQQFLSDQIAEHILFCLMELKRLGFPRLDVRLRHFLFTKSNTLKVIDHAYALRKQVKKPEKLFKNLKQLGLLEDFFSYAKRVDPVIYNEWKK
- a CDS encoding ATP-binding protein, translated to MKLKTKLYVGFGTILVILVLICSIVLYTLNLQKVNMEFIVYNNFERVNLANELKYNAETKARVIREYFIHEKGEVPLLGEEEIRQLTYESIMLFEQKKMLVSDEEEQKKFLLELENLNNELNANIQMALEYVKTGSYEKAKHLILVENAEVRTNLIAGINQLTVAEENLMDMLLAESLQTYQGTIILFLILISSSFLLVIMITASVIRSFSISLNTVRDIMVKIPKHSFESIPRIAKKVNNEFDEVAEAYNEMADALEHFAISEKELKNSLQEENWVKTKYAELTNSFQGAQKLNTFSNIFISKVALTVEATYGVFYFKHDNRFKRAASYAVSKENLGELIIHKGEGLVGQCAVNNKVILLDNLPAGYIETKSGLGGATPTSIIILPIQFEGEVLGILELAKFDQFTSLERRLLEQVCNSIGPNLDRIQYHMEIERLLTESQSLTEELQAQSEELQQQQEELKTINEDLYKENIRSEEKTKELEIIKSNLEQKNREVLLSSKYKTEFLANMSHELRTPLNSMLILSEILSENNECNLSEKQIEYAKTIHTSGKDLLNLINDILDLSKVESGKLDIFPEEVEISEIKAFVHRQFEPLARKKGLDFEIVIDHQTPEILFTDDQRIKQILKNLLSNAIKFTNTGKVLLKIEPGNSNSKISFIVTDTGIGIPKDKHQSIFEAFSQVDGTTSRNYGGTGLGLSISRELSQLLGGYIEVSSEEGVGSSFSLHLPDLIEEKPTLENLLVAATLEEEVLPEDNIDFDTSEAEEFENIKVLIVDDDMRNVFALTSALEMEKMNVLYAENGFEAMDILAASKVDIILMDIMMPKMNGYEAMVEIRNNENLKDIPIIALTAKAMKADRQKCISAGASDYISKPVKMEQLLSLMKVWLYK